Proteins encoded within one genomic window of Chlorobaculum sp. MV4-Y:
- a CDS encoding phosphate ABC transporter substrate-binding protein: MRKFCAVLTLMAILAMIVAGNAGAATKGIVIDGSTTVGPIAKSFAAYFMKKYKVPVTVSESGSGNGAKSLINGSCDIADMSRSMKPQEIAAAKARKINPVANVVALDGLAMIVHPSNPVRNLTEAQIADIFSGRINNWRQVGGPNFPIVVIQRESNSGTQETFKELVLKDRSVVRNAETQASNGAVKNRVSQTRGAIGFVGLGYLDASVKKIAVNGVLPSSATVKNKSYRLARELYMYTNGRPSGMVAKFVDLPKTPDGQRIIKELGFVPKY, translated from the coding sequence ATGAGAAAGTTTTGCGCAGTTTTGACATTGATGGCGATTCTGGCCATGATCGTGGCCGGCAATGCCGGGGCGGCAACCAAAGGAATCGTGATCGACGGATCAACGACCGTAGGTCCGATTGCCAAATCGTTTGCCGCGTATTTTATGAAAAAATACAAGGTTCCGGTAACGGTGAGCGAATCTGGTTCGGGTAACGGTGCCAAAAGCCTCATCAACGGGAGCTGCGACATTGCCGATATGTCGCGCTCGATGAAGCCGCAGGAGATCGCTGCCGCCAAGGCTCGAAAGATCAATCCCGTTGCCAATGTCGTGGCGCTCGACGGCCTTGCCATGATCGTCCATCCCTCCAACCCTGTTCGTAACCTCACGGAAGCTCAGATCGCCGATATTTTCTCGGGCCGCATCAATAACTGGCGGCAGGTCGGTGGGCCGAATTTTCCGATTGTGGTGATTCAGCGTGAATCCAACAGCGGTACGCAGGAGACCTTCAAGGAACTGGTTCTGAAAGACCGTTCGGTGGTTCGCAACGCTGAAACCCAGGCCAGCAACGGCGCGGTGAAGAACAGGGTTTCACAGACGCGCGGTGCTATCGGTTTTGTCGGTCTTGGCTATCTCGACGCTTCGGTCAAAAAGATCGCCGTCAATGGAGTTCTTCCTTCCTCAGCAACGGTCAAGAACAAGAGCTACAGGCTTGCCCGTGAGCTTTACATGTACACCAATGGCCGCCCGTCTGGAATGGTTGCCAAATTTGTCGATCTGCCTAAAACTCCTGATGGCCAGAGGATAATCAAGGAACTTGGTTTTGTGCCGAAGTACTGA
- a CDS encoding lysophospholipid acyltransferase family protein: protein MLLRLLMVPNLFLAEVEGAEELRKIGSSPCIYAFNHNNAFESLFVPTLLIWLLGGQRVSFVIDWMFGQLPVVGWLMKQIDPVYVWHKRSTLPFLERRRVKAASSSSRDECLRRLATGASIGIFPEGTRNGDPFRLLRAKPGIGYIALESGAPVIPVGIEFVAASRRGRVPLIGKIILRFGAPMQFERWHGAPVDAPDAGASRTFKRRLAGEIADEVMSAISSLCGKSYPHRECESEPNPTLKPSMEALCPS, encoded by the coding sequence GTGCTACTCAGGTTGCTCATGGTGCCGAACCTGTTTCTTGCCGAGGTCGAGGGGGCTGAAGAACTTCGGAAAATCGGTTCGTCGCCCTGCATCTATGCATTCAACCACAACAACGCCTTCGAGTCGCTCTTCGTGCCGACGCTCTTGATCTGGCTGCTTGGCGGGCAGCGCGTCAGTTTCGTGATTGACTGGATGTTCGGTCAGTTGCCCGTCGTCGGCTGGCTGATGAAGCAGATCGATCCCGTTTACGTGTGGCACAAGCGCTCGACTTTGCCTTTTCTTGAACGCCGCCGCGTGAAAGCGGCCTCGTCGTCGAGCCGCGACGAGTGCTTGCGGCGGCTGGCCACGGGCGCGAGCATCGGCATCTTTCCCGAAGGGACGCGTAACGGTGATCCGTTCCGTCTTCTCAGAGCGAAACCGGGTATTGGCTATATCGCGCTCGAATCGGGTGCGCCGGTCATTCCGGTGGGAATCGAGTTCGTCGCCGCCAGCAGGCGTGGGCGCGTGCCATTGATAGGAAAGATCATACTGCGTTTCGGCGCGCCGATGCAGTTCGAGCGGTGGCACGGCGCACCGGTTGACGCGCCGGACGCCGGAGCCAGTCGCACCTTCAAACGCCGTCTTGCCGGTGAAATTGCTGACGAAGTGATGAGCGCCATATCGTCGCTTTGTGGCAAGAGCTATCCGCACCGTGAGTGTGAATCAGAACCCAATCCGACTCTCAAACCATCAATGGAGGCGCTATGTCCGTCATAA
- a CDS encoding PstS family phosphate ABC transporter substrate-binding protein has translation MNLLRKIVFGAAVMGLMAAGDASAAGKTLVLDGSTTVGPIAKAFAAYFHKKTGVDVTVSESGSGNGAKSLINKTCDIADMSRAMKDNEIAAAKANGVNPVQNVVALDGIAIIVHPSNRVASLTKEKIREIYTGKVTNWSQVGGPNAPIVVIQRESNSGTQDTFKELVMENEPIAQGAETQASNGAVKSRVASTPTAIGFVGLGYVDSSVKDVAVDGVKPSVMTVKSGKYSISRPLFMYTNGQPKGMVKQFIDLPKTPAGKKMISEIGFVNKY, from the coding sequence ATGAACCTGCTCAGGAAAATCGTGTTCGGTGCTGCCGTTATGGGCCTTATGGCTGCCGGTGATGCATCGGCTGCCGGCAAGACGCTTGTGCTCGATGGTTCGACCACCGTCGGCCCGATCGCCAAGGCCTTTGCCGCTTACTTCCACAAGAAAACCGGTGTTGACGTTACCGTCAGCGAGTCCGGTTCGGGTAACGGCGCGAAGAGCCTTATCAACAAGACCTGCGACATCGCCGATATGTCGAGGGCAATGAAGGATAACGAGATTGCCGCCGCGAAAGCCAATGGCGTCAACCCGGTTCAGAACGTCGTCGCTCTCGATGGTATCGCCATCATCGTGCACCCCAGCAACCGCGTCGCTTCGCTGACCAAAGAAAAGATTCGTGAAATCTACACCGGCAAAGTGACCAACTGGAGCCAGGTTGGCGGCCCAAACGCTCCGATTGTGGTGATCCAGCGTGAATCGAACAGCGGCACCCAGGACACCTTCAAGGAACTGGTTATGGAGAATGAGCCGATCGCTCAGGGTGCTGAAACCCAGGCCAGCAACGGCGCTGTCAAGAGCCGCGTCGCTTCGACTCCTACCGCCATCGGTTTTGTCGGTCTCGGTTATGTTGACTCTTCGGTTAAGGATGTTGCCGTCGATGGCGTGAAGCCCAGCGTCATGACGGTTAAGAGCGGCAAATACTCGATCTCTCGCCCGCTCTTCATGTACACCAATGGTCAGCCCAAAGGTATGGTGAAGCAGTTTATCGACCTGCCGAAGACCCCCGCAGGCAAGAAGATGATCAGCGAGATCGGCTTCGTGAACAAGTACTGA
- a CDS encoding GNAT family N-acetyltransferase: MSVITVSKVLSPRDRLEALGVIEEVFVREKQWMKDAGEQIPEFLDGNPEYSWFLARVGDQPAGVMRLFYDPPLELPEACQVRFAPGINLETLRAAGQYVEIGRFMIRPQFRRQHRVALRLMRTATGEVVERGYSHFITDVFEGEEHSPLNFHTRVLGFEVIGSHLFGELNCSSTRIILTLDIIKLYNRVKDSRSRLYQELVEGLRGKVENRYAKRRGGLSAQV, translated from the coding sequence ATGTCCGTCATAACCGTATCGAAAGTGCTCTCGCCCCGCGACCGGCTCGAAGCGCTCGGGGTGATCGAGGAGGTGTTTGTCCGGGAGAAGCAGTGGATGAAGGATGCTGGCGAGCAGATTCCGGAATTTCTGGACGGAAATCCGGAATATTCATGGTTTCTGGCCAGGGTGGGGGACCAGCCTGCGGGCGTGATGCGCCTCTTCTACGATCCGCCGCTGGAGTTGCCGGAGGCATGCCAGGTGCGGTTCGCGCCGGGCATCAACCTCGAAACGCTCCGGGCTGCCGGGCAGTACGTTGAAATCGGCAGGTTTATGATTCGTCCGCAGTTCCGGCGGCAGCACCGCGTCGCCCTTCGCCTTATGCGGACCGCCACCGGCGAGGTGGTCGAGCGGGGTTACAGCCACTTCATTACCGACGTCTTCGAGGGCGAGGAGCATTCGCCGCTGAACTTCCACACGCGGGTGCTCGGCTTCGAGGTGATCGGCAGCCATTTGTTCGGCGAACTTAATTGCAGCTCGACCCGCATCATTCTGACACTCGACATCATCAAGCTCTACAACCGCGTCAAGGACAGCCGCAGCCGCTTGTATCAGGAGCTGGTCGAAGGATTGCGCGGCAAAGTCGAGAACCGGTACGCCAAAAGGCGCGGCGGACTCTCTGCGCAGGTGTGA
- a CDS encoding putative porin has translation MKKTLFLVALATAMGYGNAQAVDWNWNGDIRFRYESSKTDLKSSPDAPSNDRYRIRARFGVSPTINDELSAGLRLATGDGKNPTSTNQSIGNDFADKAIWLDEAYINYHPKALDGKVNVLLGKRDIAKTFNVVKDLVWDSDVTIEGATLQYGKDVSGNQKSGPSLIAGYYTLENYSDASDPCIFAVQGAYMGKVSGADFNLGASYFDYVNMKKVVWWGNGAPVNDGKDFRILELFGTLGGKLGGSLPATLYAQYANNTALNSDNKAVLAGLKLGSDKNPGGWTLDGGYFYIEKYAVTPLTDGDRPMSSKYSTDVKGLKVGATYQLVQNMTLGATYFHVNPVDSILTGSTSDSKNMIQADVVVKF, from the coding sequence ATGAAAAAAACTCTCTTTTTAGTAGCGCTTGCAACTGCCATGGGTTATGGCAACGCCCAAGCCGTCGATTGGAACTGGAACGGCGATATTCGCTTCCGTTACGAGTCGAGCAAGACGGACCTCAAGTCTTCTCCTGATGCGCCGAGCAACGATCGCTACCGTATCCGCGCACGCTTTGGCGTCAGCCCGACCATCAACGATGAACTCTCTGCCGGCCTGCGTCTGGCGACTGGTGACGGCAAGAACCCTACCTCCACCAACCAGAGCATCGGTAACGATTTCGCTGACAAGGCTATCTGGCTCGATGAAGCGTATATCAACTACCATCCGAAGGCTCTCGATGGCAAGGTGAACGTGCTGCTCGGCAAGCGCGACATTGCCAAGACCTTTAACGTGGTGAAGGACCTGGTCTGGGATAGCGACGTTACGATTGAAGGCGCGACGCTGCAGTATGGCAAGGACGTTTCGGGTAATCAGAAGAGCGGCCCGAGCCTCATCGCCGGTTACTATACTCTCGAGAATTATTCCGACGCTTCCGATCCCTGCATTTTTGCCGTTCAGGGCGCTTATATGGGTAAGGTTTCAGGTGCTGATTTCAATCTTGGCGCCAGCTACTTCGATTACGTCAATATGAAGAAGGTGGTTTGGTGGGGTAATGGGGCTCCTGTAAATGATGGCAAGGATTTCAGAATCCTCGAACTCTTTGGCACCCTCGGCGGCAAGCTTGGTGGTTCGCTTCCTGCCACTCTTTACGCACAGTACGCAAACAACACAGCCCTCAACAGCGACAACAAGGCTGTGCTCGCTGGCCTGAAGCTTGGTAGTGACAAAAATCCTGGCGGCTGGACGCTTGATGGCGGTTACTTCTACATCGAAAAGTACGCAGTCACTCCGCTGACCGATGGCGACCGTCCGATGAGCAGCAAATATTCCACCGATGTCAAAGGACTCAAAGTCGGCGCTACCTATCAGCTCGTGCAGAATATGACGCTCGGAGCAACCTACTTCCATGTCAACCCGGTCGATAGCATCCTCACCGGTTCTACGAGCGATTCAAAGAACATGATCCAGGCTGACGTGGTAGTGAAATTCTGA